A genomic segment from Pseudomonas sessilinigenes encodes:
- a CDS encoding acetyl/propionyl/methylcrotonyl-CoA carboxylase subunit alpha produces MSAPILDTLLVANRGEIACRVMRTAKALGLTTVAVHSATDRDARHSREADIRVDLGGSKASESYLQIDKLIAAAKASGAQAIHPGYGFLSENAGFARAIEAAGLIFLGPPASAIDAMGSKSAAKALMETAGVPLVPGYHGEAQDLETFRNAAERIGYPVLLKATAGGGGKGMKVVEDVSQLAEALASAQREAQSSFGDSRMLVEKYLLKPRHVEIQVFADQHGNCLYLNERDCSIQRRHQKVVEEAPAPGLSAELRKAMGEAAVRAAQAIGYVGAGTVEFLLDARGEFFFMEMNTRLQVEHPVTEAITGLDLVAWQIRVARGEALPMTQEQVPLLGHAIEVRLYAEDPGNDFLPATGRLELYRESASGPGRRVDSGVEEGDSVSPFYDPMLGKLIAWGEDREQARLRLLSMLDEFAIGGLKTNLAFLRRIIAHPAFAEAQLDTGFIPRHQEHLLPAARELGEDFWQAAAQAFSQGLSQRERQDDPHSPWAALDGWRSGLPAQIVLHLSADGQDRAISLGAPGSNYKLQGERLLVEQQGVRREHRAIRRGDTLYLHWQGDMHSVTAYDPIAAVDASHSQHGGLTAPMNGSIVRILVEAGQQVETGAQLVVLEAMKMEHSIRAPHAGIVKALYCQEGEMVSEGSALVELEQPA; encoded by the coding sequence ATGAGCGCGCCGATCCTAGATACCCTGCTGGTGGCCAACCGTGGCGAGATCGCCTGCCGCGTGATGCGCACCGCCAAGGCCCTGGGCCTGACCACCGTGGCCGTGCACAGCGCCACCGACCGCGATGCCCGGCACAGCCGTGAAGCGGATATCCGCGTGGACCTGGGCGGCAGCAAGGCCAGCGAAAGCTACCTGCAGATCGACAAGCTGATCGCCGCCGCCAAGGCCAGCGGCGCCCAGGCCATCCACCCCGGTTATGGCTTTCTTTCCGAGAACGCCGGTTTCGCCCGGGCCATCGAGGCCGCCGGGCTGATCTTCCTCGGCCCACCGGCTTCGGCCATCGACGCCATGGGCAGCAAGTCGGCGGCCAAGGCCCTGATGGAAACCGCCGGCGTACCGTTGGTGCCGGGCTACCACGGCGAGGCCCAAGACCTGGAGACCTTCCGCAACGCCGCCGAGCGCATTGGTTATCCGGTGTTGCTCAAGGCCACCGCCGGTGGCGGTGGCAAGGGCATGAAGGTGGTGGAAGACGTCAGCCAACTGGCCGAAGCCCTGGCCTCGGCCCAGCGTGAAGCACAGTCGTCGTTCGGCGATTCGCGGATGCTGGTGGAGAAATACCTGCTCAAGCCCCGCCATGTGGAGATCCAGGTCTTTGCCGACCAGCACGGCAACTGCCTGTACCTCAACGAGCGCGACTGCTCGATCCAGCGTCGCCACCAGAAAGTGGTGGAAGAAGCACCGGCCCCAGGCTTGAGCGCTGAACTGCGCAAGGCCATGGGCGAAGCTGCGGTACGCGCGGCCCAGGCCATCGGCTATGTCGGGGCCGGTACCGTGGAATTCCTGCTCGACGCCCGTGGCGAATTCTTCTTCATGGAAATGAACACCCGCCTGCAGGTGGAGCACCCGGTCACCGAAGCCATCACCGGCCTGGACCTGGTGGCCTGGCAGATCCGTGTGGCCCGTGGCGAAGCCCTGCCCATGACCCAGGAACAAGTGCCGTTGCTGGGCCATGCCATCGAAGTACGCCTGTACGCCGAGGACCCGGGCAACGACTTCCTGCCGGCCACCGGCCGCCTGGAGCTCTATCGCGAGTCCGCCAGCGGCCCTGGCCGGCGCGTGGACAGCGGCGTCGAGGAAGGCGACAGCGTATCGCCGTTCTACGATCCCATGCTGGGCAAGCTGATCGCCTGGGGCGAGGACCGTGAACAGGCCCGCCTGCGCCTGCTGAGCATGCTCGACGAGTTCGCCATCGGCGGCCTGAAGACCAACCTGGCGTTCCTGCGCCGGATCATCGCCCACCCGGCCTTCGCCGAGGCCCAACTGGACACCGGCTTCATCCCGCGTCACCAGGAACACCTGCTGCCGGCAGCCCGTGAGCTGGGCGAGGACTTCTGGCAAGCGGCGGCGCAAGCCTTCAGCCAGGGCCTTTCGCAGCGCGAGCGCCAGGACGATCCGCACTCGCCCTGGGCGGCGCTCGATGGCTGGCGCAGCGGCCTGCCGGCACAGATTGTCCTGCACTTGAGTGCCGATGGACAGGACCGGGCCATCAGCCTGGGCGCCCCTGGCAGCAACTACAAGTTGCAGGGCGAACGCCTGCTGGTGGAGCAACAAGGCGTACGCCGTGAGCACCGGGCCATCCGTCGTGGCGACACCCTTTACCTGCACTGGCAGGGCGACATGCACAGTGTTACCGCCTATGACCCGATCGCTGCGGTCGATGCCAGCCACAGCCAGCACGGTGGCCTCACCGCCCCCATGAACGGCAGCATCGTCCGGATCCTGGTGGAGGCCGGACAACAGGTCGAAACCGGCGCGCAACTGGTGGTACTCGAGGCCATGAAGATGGAACACAGCATCCGCGCGCCCCATGCCGGGATCGTCAAGGCGCTGTATTGCCAGGAAGGCGAGATGGTCAGCGAAGGCAGTGCGCTGGTGGAGCTGGAACAGCCAGCCTGA
- a CDS encoding LysR family transcriptional regulator produces MENLGSLDMFVRVSVSRSFTAAGRQLGISASAVSKAIARLEERLGVRLFHRSTRTVSLTPEGTLFLERCRRILAEVESAEAELMQTREAPRGRLRISLPSVGTLFMPKLAQFKRCYPDIELDIDCSDRLVDVIEEGFDAVIRTGTPSDSRLIARRLGACRRVVVGAPGYFQQAGIPLEPQDLMHHACLLYRFPSTGKLDAWPLGRPAHMPALELPASMVSNSLDPQLCFAEQGLGLACVPEIAVRAQLQQGRLVTVLEGHIQEEMVFHVLWPSSRHLSPKIRVFVDFIVDNLFPL; encoded by the coding sequence ATGGAGAACCTGGGTTCTCTCGATATGTTCGTCCGGGTCAGCGTATCCCGTAGCTTTACGGCCGCGGGGCGGCAGTTGGGCATCTCGGCCTCGGCGGTCAGCAAGGCCATTGCCCGACTGGAGGAGCGGCTCGGGGTGCGGTTGTTCCACCGATCCACCCGTACGGTCAGCCTGACGCCGGAGGGCACGCTATTCCTGGAGCGCTGTCGCCGTATCCTGGCCGAGGTGGAATCTGCCGAAGCCGAGTTGATGCAGACCCGCGAAGCGCCTCGCGGCAGGCTGCGCATCAGCCTGCCCTCGGTCGGGACGCTGTTCATGCCCAAGCTTGCGCAGTTCAAGCGGTGCTATCCGGATATCGAGCTGGACATCGACTGCTCGGATCGGCTGGTGGATGTCATCGAGGAAGGCTTCGATGCCGTCATCCGTACGGGTACACCCAGTGACTCGCGCTTGATTGCCCGGCGCCTGGGAGCCTGTCGCAGGGTCGTCGTGGGGGCGCCAGGGTATTTCCAGCAGGCGGGTATTCCACTCGAGCCCCAAGACCTGATGCACCATGCCTGCCTGCTCTATCGGTTCCCCAGTACCGGCAAGCTGGATGCCTGGCCCCTGGGTCGTCCGGCCCATATGCCCGCTCTCGAGCTGCCAGCCAGCATGGTGAGCAACAGCCTGGATCCGCAGTTGTGTTTTGCCGAGCAGGGCCTGGGGCTGGCCTGCGTGCCTGAAATCGCCGTGCGGGCGCAGTTGCAGCAAGGCCGCCTGGTCACGGTGCTGGAGGGTCATATCCAGGAAGAAATGGTGTTCCATGTACTGTGGCCGTCCAGCCGCCACCTGTCACCGAAGATCCGGGTGTTCGTGGACTTTATCGTGGACAACCTGTTTCCACTCTGA
- a CDS encoding MFS transporter, producing the protein MTASALHEGSERLPMGGLLALAMAAFITLLTEIMPAGLLSSIAQGLAVSEGLAGQFITAYAVGALVAAIPITYLTQGMRRRPLLLVAIGGFALVNLVTALSGHYGISLVARFIAGVFGGIVWSLLAGYAVRMSPARFSGRAIAISGAGATLALVLGVPLGALLGRAIGWQGAFGLMSGLAVLLIAWVLAAVPDFPGQDHPQRQSLAGVFMKTGIRSVLFVVLSFVVAHNILYIYIEPLLQSSGLSAKVDVILFVFGSGSIVGLWIVGVMVDRRLARLSIASISLFAVAALILGLWGDSPAMVYLSVVLWGSAVGGFATITQTALSRFAGNSVDVAQSMYTTGWNIAVATGGIVGGLLLDRTGPASFAWVTIGILVTSLLGTVLAMNRALARQGR; encoded by the coding sequence ATGACTGCATCTGCATTGCACGAGGGCAGCGAGCGGCTGCCGATGGGGGGACTGCTGGCCTTGGCAATGGCAGCCTTCATTACCCTGTTGACCGAAATCATGCCGGCCGGCTTGCTGTCTTCTATCGCACAAGGGCTGGCAGTATCCGAAGGCCTGGCCGGCCAGTTCATCACGGCCTACGCCGTGGGGGCCCTGGTGGCGGCTATTCCGATCACCTACCTGACCCAGGGCATGCGACGGCGGCCTTTGCTGTTGGTGGCGATCGGTGGCTTCGCCCTGGTCAACCTGGTGACGGCGCTGTCCGGCCACTACGGCATTTCACTGGTGGCACGCTTTATCGCGGGGGTGTTCGGCGGCATCGTCTGGTCGTTGCTGGCCGGTTATGCCGTGCGCATGTCACCGGCACGCTTCAGCGGCCGGGCGATCGCGATTTCGGGGGCCGGCGCAACCCTTGCACTGGTATTGGGCGTGCCATTGGGCGCACTGCTGGGCCGGGCCATCGGTTGGCAGGGTGCCTTCGGCCTGATGAGCGGGTTGGCCGTGCTCCTCATCGCCTGGGTACTGGCCGCCGTGCCGGACTTCCCGGGACAGGATCACCCACAGCGCCAGTCCCTGGCTGGCGTCTTCATGAAGACCGGTATCCGTTCGGTGCTGTTCGTGGTGCTCAGCTTCGTGGTGGCCCACAACATTCTGTACATCTATATCGAGCCGCTCCTGCAATCTTCGGGCTTGTCCGCGAAGGTGGACGTCATCTTGTTTGTCTTCGGCTCGGGCTCCATCGTCGGCCTGTGGATCGTCGGGGTCATGGTCGACCGCCGGCTGGCACGCCTGTCCATCGCCAGCATCAGCCTGTTTGCCGTGGCTGCCCTGATACTCGGCCTGTGGGGCGACAGCCCGGCCATGGTCTATCTGTCCGTTGTGCTGTGGGGAAGCGCCGTCGGTGGCTTCGCGACGATCACGCAAACCGCATTGTCACGCTTTGCCGGCAATTCGGTGGACGTGGCCCAGTCCATGTACACGACCGGCTGGAACATCGCAGTAGCCACGGGCGGGATCGTCGGCGGCCTCTTGCTGGATCGCACGGGCCCCGCGTCCTTCGCCTGGGTGACGATTGGCATCCTGGTCACTTCTTTACTGGGCACGGTCCTGGCCATGAACAGGGCCTTGGCACGCCAGGGTCGATAG
- a CDS encoding LexA family protein — MDKWIELVKANMKGRKVTQEKLAERLGMSQGGIGHWLSKRRQPKIEDMNRVLEEIGMGFLEVVLVVREKPMVGDDGEPLEDQPSLLHKYNPYFRYPVSDWRNAGEVREDGQPSYVPERYELTDYQSQGAAFWLVVVGDAMIAPSGLSISQDMLILVDPAIAAEPGKLVVVQCPGSCEAIFRKLVQEGSQRYLVPLNPTYPKMLYSDECRVIGVVVQATAKF; from the coding sequence ATGGATAAATGGATCGAGTTGGTCAAGGCCAACATGAAAGGCCGCAAGGTCACGCAGGAAAAGCTCGCCGAGCGCCTGGGCATGTCCCAAGGCGGCATCGGCCATTGGCTGAGCAAGCGGCGCCAGCCCAAGATCGAGGACATGAACCGGGTGCTGGAAGAGATCGGCATGGGGTTCCTGGAAGTGGTGCTGGTGGTTCGTGAGAAACCCATGGTCGGCGACGATGGCGAGCCCCTGGAGGACCAGCCTTCGCTGTTGCACAAGTACAACCCGTACTTCCGTTATCCCGTCAGCGATTGGCGCAATGCCGGTGAAGTCCGCGAGGATGGCCAGCCGTCCTATGTGCCGGAGCGTTACGAGTTGACCGATTACCAGTCCCAGGGCGCGGCGTTCTGGCTGGTGGTGGTCGGTGACGCGATGATCGCCCCCAGTGGCCTGAGCATCAGCCAGGATATGTTGATCCTGGTCGATCCGGCCATTGCGGCCGAGCCGGGCAAACTGGTGGTCGTGCAGTGCCCCGGCAGTTGCGAGGCGATCTTTCGCAAGCTGGTGCAGGAAGGTAGCCAGCGTTACCTGGTGCCTTTGAATCCCACTTACCCGAAGATGCTCTACAGCGACGAATGCCGGGTCATTGGCGTCGTCGTACAAGCGACCGCGAAGTTCTGA
- a CDS encoding DUF6124 family protein, translating to MNTSSKDVPELETEATLSSLKGSHAARRAMDYYLNPTPGEGEKEEKFFEIRSNLSSEEAMIHASDLLRCAAATAYDAASGLRGPNRDLAFSVVHMIDLAKALVDKSLEGQRS from the coding sequence ATGAACACAAGCAGCAAGGACGTGCCGGAACTCGAGACAGAGGCCACATTAAGTTCGCTCAAGGGCAGCCACGCGGCGCGGCGAGCGATGGACTACTACCTCAACCCAACCCCAGGCGAAGGGGAAAAGGAGGAAAAATTCTTCGAGATCAGGAGCAACCTCAGCAGCGAGGAAGCCATGATCCATGCATCCGACCTGCTACGTTGCGCGGCCGCTACCGCCTATGACGCAGCCAGCGGCCTGCGCGGCCCCAATCGTGACCTGGCGTTCTCGGTGGTGCATATGATCGACCTGGCCAAGGCCCTGGTGGACAAGTCCCTGGAAGGCCAGCGGTCGTGA
- a CDS encoding M14 family metallopeptidase, with the protein MTVGNHSSFHISADFDSGNIDVLDTSNPLQVQLAIRPDTQSPHFQWFHFKASGLHVGQEHWFRLTNASQSSYGKAWTGYQAVASYDHVNWFRIPTIFEGDALRFNLEATQTHAWFAYFEPYSRGRHDWLIEQAMNKAGTELLAVGKSVEGRDIQLLRKGTGAPGQRKIWIIAQQHPGEHMAEWFMEGVIERLQRHDDQELNALLAKADLYLVPNMNPDGAFHGNLRTNAKGQDLNRAWQNASQELSPEVLFVQQQMEQYGVDLFLDVHGDEEIPHVFTAGCEGNPGYTPHQAKLEEHFRSHLKRQTRDFQTTHGYTRDNPGQANMTLACNAVGEKYGCLALTLEMPFKDHDDAPNPLTGWSGKRSMQLGKDVLSTLADLADSLR; encoded by the coding sequence ATGACCGTGGGCAATCACTCTTCTTTCCATATCAGCGCTGATTTCGACAGCGGCAACATCGACGTACTGGACACCAGCAACCCACTGCAGGTGCAACTGGCCATCCGCCCGGATACCCAGAGCCCGCATTTCCAGTGGTTTCACTTCAAGGCCAGCGGCCTGCATGTCGGCCAAGAGCACTGGTTTCGCCTGACCAATGCCAGCCAGTCGTCCTATGGCAAAGCCTGGACCGGCTATCAGGCCGTTGCCTCCTATGACCACGTGAACTGGTTTCGCATCCCCACGATCTTCGAAGGTGACGCCCTGCGCTTCAATCTCGAGGCCACCCAGACCCATGCCTGGTTCGCCTACTTCGAGCCCTACAGCCGTGGTCGCCACGACTGGCTGATCGAACAAGCGATGAACAAGGCCGGCACCGAGCTGCTGGCGGTGGGCAAGAGCGTCGAAGGCCGGGACATCCAATTGCTGCGCAAGGGCACGGGCGCCCCTGGTCAGCGCAAGATCTGGATCATTGCCCAGCAGCATCCCGGCGAGCACATGGCCGAATGGTTCATGGAAGGCGTGATCGAGCGCCTGCAGCGTCACGATGACCAGGAACTCAATGCCCTGCTGGCCAAGGCCGACCTGTACCTGGTGCCGAACATGAACCCGGACGGCGCCTTCCACGGCAACCTGCGTACCAATGCCAAGGGCCAGGACCTCAACCGCGCCTGGCAGAACGCCAGCCAGGAACTCAGCCCGGAAGTCCTGTTCGTCCAGCAACAGATGGAACAGTACGGTGTCGACCTATTCCTCGATGTTCACGGCGACGAGGAGATCCCCCACGTGTTCACCGCTGGCTGCGAGGGCAACCCAGGCTATACCCCGCACCAGGCCAAGCTGGAAGAACACTTCCGCAGTCATCTCAAGCGCCAGACCCGGGATTTCCAGACCACTCACGGCTACACCCGCGACAATCCCGGCCAAGCCAACATGACCCTGGCCTGCAATGCCGTGGGAGAGAAGTACGGCTGCCTGGCACTGACCCTGGAGATGCCGTTCAAGGACCACGACGATGCTCCCAATCCGCTCACGGGCTGGTCGGGCAAGCGCTCCATGCAACTGGGCAAGGACGTCCTGAGTACCCTGGCCGACCTGGCCGATAGCCTGCGCTGA
- a CDS encoding winged helix-turn-helix transcriptional regulator, producing MVKRTRLPDAECPVARSLDAIGDWWSLLIVRDAFDGIRRFGEFQRNLGMAKNILSARLRTLVEHGVLEVIPASDGSAYQEYVLTDKGRGLFPLIIGLRQWGEAFFYEEGEAHSRLVDRQTRQPLRALELRSADGRLLGPDDCLRIPVA from the coding sequence ATGGTTAAACGCACCCGCCTGCCAGACGCCGAATGTCCGGTGGCCCGTTCCCTGGATGCCATTGGCGACTGGTGGTCCTTGCTGATCGTGCGTGATGCCTTTGACGGCATTCGTCGTTTTGGCGAATTCCAGCGCAACCTCGGCATGGCCAAGAACATCCTCTCCGCGCGTTTGCGGACCCTGGTGGAGCATGGCGTGCTGGAGGTGATACCAGCCTCCGATGGCAGCGCCTACCAGGAGTACGTGCTGACGGACAAGGGCAGGGGGCTGTTCCCGCTGATCATTGGCTTGCGCCAATGGGGCGAGGCATTCTTCTACGAGGAGGGGGAGGCGCATTCGCGCCTGGTCGATCGCCAGACCCGGCAACCGCTGCGAGCCCTGGAGTTGCGCTCCGCCGATGGTCGGCTGCTGGGGCCGGACGACTGTTTGCGCATACCGGTGGCTTGA
- a CDS encoding MFS transporter, producing the protein MSHPPATPLLSPKIVLLFATACGLAVGNVYYAQPLLDAMARSFGLAPATVGIVISLTQVGYGVGLLLLVPLGDLVNRRRLIVSQTLLSVVALLAVALAPNSAWLLLGMAGIGLLAVVTQVLVAYAATLAQPQQRGHVVGMVTSGVVLGILLARTVAGTMADLAGWRSVYLLSAGLTLLVALALWRVLPTTEQAPAVQGYAKLLGSMLQLFKEEKVLRDRAVLAMLTFAAATTLWTPLVLPLSAAPLSLSHTEIGLFGLVGAAGALGAARAGHLADRGLAQWTSGLALGLMLLSWLPIAFTQSSLWALLLGVIGLDLGLQAIHVTSQSLIYSVRPEAQSRLAAGYMLFYSIGSASGSIAATTTYAWSGWIGVCLLGAGITAVALGYWLWSLSPQQARERTCAEPPQNPTSSTTLSR; encoded by the coding sequence ATGTCACATCCACCAGCAACGCCCCTGCTCTCGCCCAAAATCGTCCTGCTGTTCGCCACGGCCTGCGGCCTGGCCGTGGGCAACGTCTACTACGCCCAGCCATTGCTCGATGCCATGGCCCGCTCCTTCGGCCTGGCACCTGCCACGGTGGGCATCGTCATCAGCCTGACCCAGGTGGGCTACGGTGTGGGCCTGCTGTTGCTGGTCCCCCTGGGGGACCTGGTCAACCGGCGCCGGCTGATCGTCAGCCAGACACTGCTCTCGGTCGTGGCCCTGCTGGCCGTGGCCCTGGCCCCCAATAGCGCGTGGTTGCTACTGGGCATGGCCGGCATCGGCTTGCTCGCCGTGGTGACCCAGGTGCTGGTGGCCTACGCCGCGACCCTGGCCCAACCGCAACAACGTGGGCACGTGGTCGGCATGGTCACCAGCGGCGTGGTACTGGGCATCCTGCTGGCACGCACCGTGGCCGGCACCATGGCCGACCTGGCAGGCTGGCGCTCGGTCTACCTGCTGTCTGCCGGGCTGACCCTGCTGGTGGCCCTGGCGCTCTGGCGCGTCCTGCCGACCACCGAGCAAGCGCCTGCCGTCCAGGGCTACGCGAAGCTGCTGGGCTCAATGCTGCAGTTGTTCAAGGAAGAAAAGGTCCTGCGCGACCGGGCGGTCCTGGCGATGTTGACCTTTGCCGCGGCCACCACCCTATGGACTCCGCTGGTACTGCCGCTCAGTGCCGCACCGCTGTCGCTCAGCCACACCGAGATCGGCCTGTTCGGCCTGGTCGGCGCGGCGGGCGCCCTGGGCGCGGCGCGAGCCGGACACCTGGCCGATCGTGGCCTGGCCCAATGGACCAGTGGCCTGGCCCTGGGCCTGATGCTGCTGTCCTGGCTGCCCATCGCCTTCACCCAATCGTCCCTCTGGGCCCTGTTGCTGGGAGTGATCGGCCTCGACCTCGGCCTACAGGCCATCCACGTCACCAGCCAGAGCCTGATCTACAGCGTGCGTCCCGAGGCCCAGAGTCGCCTGGCTGCCGGCTACATGCTGTTCTATTCCATCGGCAGTGCCAGTGGCTCCATTGCCGCCACCACCACCTACGCCTGGAGTGGCTGGATCGGCGTCTGCCTGCTGGGCGCCGGTATCACCGCCGTGGCCCTGGGCTACTGGCTGTGGAGCCTGAGCCCGCAGCAGGCTCGCGAACGCACCTGCGCAGAGCCACCTCAGAACCCCACGTCCAGCACCACGTTGTCCAGGTAG
- a CDS encoding Csu type fimbrial protein encodes MQGLLGLVASLLATSAQALCSTVSTVPASFGTVSSILVRTTSQPASTTNAGLSCTGALLSLLATTDHFYATITSSTSGMVGPTGDVINYTLYANNSTSYPITRGTAFDFARNSIIDLLGLLGSPTVAKTVPIYLGTVTGSNVAAGVYTENLSIFWSWNYCSGIGLLGVCLGRDIGSGTQSLTVNMTVSNDCVITAPNISFGSAPVVSAFATVSGQTINLACTKGSAYTVGLSDGQNPISVGGRRRMVSSGNYLAYDIFKSAGTTRWGSVGSARRSSTDAEVNPGNGLGTGSQVFNYNARIYTDQNTPPAGTYLDNVVLDVGF; translated from the coding sequence GTGCAAGGACTGCTGGGGCTGGTGGCGAGCCTGCTGGCAACATCGGCCCAGGCCTTGTGCAGTACGGTCAGTACGGTCCCGGCGAGCTTCGGTACGGTGAGCTCGATCCTGGTGCGCACCACTTCCCAGCCGGCCTCCACCACCAATGCGGGCCTGAGCTGCACCGGCGCGCTGTTGTCGCTGTTGGCCACCACCGACCACTTCTACGCCACCATCACCTCCAGCACCAGCGGCATGGTCGGGCCCACCGGCGATGTCATCAACTACACCCTGTATGCCAACAACAGCACCAGCTATCCCATTACCCGGGGCACTGCGTTCGACTTCGCACGCAATTCGATCATCGACCTGCTGGGCCTGCTGGGCAGCCCCACGGTGGCCAAGACGGTGCCGATCTACCTGGGTACCGTCACCGGCAGCAATGTCGCGGCGGGGGTCTATACCGAGAACCTGAGCATCTTCTGGAGCTGGAACTATTGCTCGGGAATCGGCCTGCTGGGCGTTTGCCTGGGGCGGGATATCGGCAGTGGTACCCAGAGCCTCACGGTGAACATGACGGTGTCCAACGATTGCGTGATCACCGCACCCAACATCAGCTTCGGCAGCGCACCGGTGGTCAGTGCCTTCGCCACGGTCAGCGGCCAGACCATCAACCTGGCCTGTACCAAGGGCAGTGCCTATACCGTGGGTTTGAGCGACGGCCAGAACCCGATCAGCGTTGGCGGTCGGCGGCGCATGGTCTCCAGTGGCAATTACCTGGCCTATGACATCTTCAAGAGTGCCGGGACCACCCGCTGGGGCAGCGTCGGCAGTGCCCGGCGCTCCAGTACCGATGCCGAGGTCAATCCCGGCAACGGCCTGGGTACCGGTAGCCAGGTGTTCAACTACAACGCCAGGATCTATACCGACCAGAACACGCCGCCGGCCGGCACCTACCTGGACAACGTGGTGCTGGACGTGGGGTTCTGA